Proteins encoded by one window of Blastopirellula marina:
- a CDS encoding alpha/beta hydrolase family protein, translated as MSYRSFVILAGFSVALCFGLGCSQNQPVTETLVESEFADQLLAPMNYLGAIAKQAPDAVFRSQGPGVRKAVVQTRLPDGQTMTLWIYQPDPLPQSKVPCVFIAPAGTMMIHGLQLADGDSPEHLPWVKAGFAVVAYELSGNADAENSTDAQLKSAAEKFRQAKSGLLNAQIAMAYAREKVSFVNPQQFYTAGHSSAGTMALYVAEMEPQVKGAIAFMPAVDIRASLGIDGITYVQNAQIVPEAGVYVNGISPLTHIHRLSQPTFLFIAGDDRSDITGPADSFGKKLREMGNDVTIVRVPSGGHFDPMLDPGIPMAIEWLKMITQSN; from the coding sequence ATGTCGTACCGCTCGTTTGTCATACTCGCTGGATTCTCGGTTGCCCTCTGTTTTGGCTTGGGTTGTTCCCAAAACCAGCCTGTCACCGAGACGCTTGTGGAAAGCGAGTTTGCCGACCAGTTGCTCGCCCCCATGAACTACCTGGGTGCGATTGCCAAGCAGGCCCCCGATGCGGTCTTCAGGTCACAGGGTCCCGGTGTCCGTAAAGCAGTCGTCCAGACCAGGCTACCCGACGGCCAAACGATGACGCTGTGGATCTATCAGCCTGACCCGCTTCCTCAGTCGAAGGTGCCGTGCGTCTTCATTGCCCCTGCGGGGACGATGATGATCCATGGTCTGCAGCTGGCCGATGGGGATTCTCCTGAACACTTGCCATGGGTGAAAGCCGGTTTTGCGGTCGTCGCCTACGAACTTAGTGGCAACGCAGATGCCGAGAACTCCACCGATGCCCAGCTGAAATCGGCCGCCGAGAAATTCCGTCAGGCAAAGTCAGGGCTGCTCAACGCACAGATTGCGATGGCCTATGCACGCGAGAAAGTCTCGTTTGTGAATCCGCAGCAGTTCTATACCGCCGGTCACAGTTCTGCCGGAACGATGGCCCTGTATGTTGCCGAGATGGAACCTCAAGTGAAAGGGGCTATCGCGTTTATGCCGGCAGTCGATATCCGCGCTTCGCTGGGGATCGATGGCATCACCTACGTTCAGAATGCCCAGATCGTGCCCGAGGCCGGCGTCTACGTCAACGGGATTTCGCCCCTCACGCACATCCACCGCTTAAGCCAGCCTACGTTTCTGTTTATTGCCGGGGACGACCGGTCCGATATCACCGGGCCAGCCGATTCGTTTGGCAAAAAGCTTCGTGAAATGGGAAACGATGTCACGATCGTGCGCGTCCCCAGCGGAGGGCACTTCGACCCGATGCTCGATCCAGGCATCCCCATGGCCATTGAGTGGCTGAAGATGATTACGCAGTCCAACTAG
- the mutY gene encoding A/G-specific adenine glycosylase encodes MSGSLAAFQSHVFAWFATHKRDLPWRESQDPYRVWISEIMLQQTQVATVKEYFRRFTAEFPHVSDLAAAEEQQVLRLWEGLGYYRRARQLHAAAKEIVERYDGQFPQTVDQIQSLPGIGRYTAGAIASIAYGQKAPILEANTQRLFARLIGWDHVLSTSASQKRLWQFAEDLLPDHDVGIFNQALMEIGSLVCTPKSPNCSQCPLAVHCQAYQQGRQDEIPQPKKKIEFIPVTEIALVVRRKNEVLLRQCGQEERWAGLWDFPRFTVANEEELSGVAGQLQEASGIEASLGSHVTTIKHGVTKYRITLLCHEMTYQKGRLRPEAGPDGQPRVWQWRDASHLTDLPLSTTGRKLAKLV; translated from the coding sequence GTGAGCGGGTCGCTGGCGGCTTTTCAATCGCATGTATTTGCCTGGTTTGCGACCCATAAACGGGATTTACCGTGGCGAGAATCGCAAGATCCTTATCGTGTCTGGATCAGCGAGATCATGCTTCAGCAGACACAAGTCGCGACCGTGAAAGAATATTTTCGGCGATTTACGGCCGAGTTTCCCCACGTGAGCGACCTGGCAGCGGCCGAAGAGCAGCAGGTGCTACGCCTGTGGGAGGGACTTGGTTACTATCGTCGGGCTCGTCAGCTACATGCCGCGGCCAAGGAAATTGTCGAACGCTACGACGGACAGTTTCCGCAAACGGTCGACCAGATCCAGAGCCTGCCGGGCATCGGTAGGTACACGGCAGGGGCGATTGCTTCGATTGCCTACGGGCAGAAGGCTCCGATTCTGGAAGCAAATACGCAGCGGCTGTTCGCTCGGCTGATTGGCTGGGACCACGTATTATCCACGTCGGCCAGTCAGAAACGACTGTGGCAATTCGCCGAAGATCTTCTTCCCGATCATGACGTGGGCATCTTTAACCAGGCCCTGATGGAGATCGGCAGCCTGGTCTGCACGCCCAAGAGCCCCAACTGCTCGCAGTGCCCCCTCGCGGTGCACTGCCAGGCGTATCAACAAGGTCGCCAAGACGAGATCCCGCAGCCCAAGAAGAAAATCGAGTTTATCCCCGTTACTGAGATTGCCCTGGTCGTGCGGCGGAAAAATGAAGTTCTGCTACGGCAATGTGGACAAGAGGAACGCTGGGCAGGTCTTTGGGATTTCCCACGTTTCACGGTCGCTAATGAAGAAGAGCTGAGTGGCGTGGCTGGCCAACTGCAGGAGGCCTCCGGCATTGAGGCCTCGTTAGGATCGCACGTGACGACCATCAAGCATGGCGTGACCAAGTACCGCATCACGCTTTTATGTCACGAAATGACGTATCAGAAGGGTCGCCTGCGCCCCGAGGCTGGCCCCGATGGACAACCTCGCGTGTGGCAATGGCGCGATGCCTCGCATCTGACCGATCTTCCGCTGTCGACGACCGGTCGTAAGCTGGCCAAGTTGGTCTAA
- a CDS encoding basic secretory protein-like protein codes for MRLSLLLLAGLLLAPAFAYANDNPQEPALPELKVIVDTSEVPELKEWGDNASKLIREWHPKIAEMLQQEGFTPPQEIRVVFKKDMEGVAHTIGNQIVIAGNWVKQHPEDNGMVIHELVHAIQAYPRGGPFWLVEGIADYIRFYQYEPKTRLRGIDPERQSYRDGYRTSAQFVAWLEKTHPGIVQKINEAIRKNEYQNVMIRETTGKSVEQLWGEFVTTEDARGRR; via the coding sequence ATGCGACTGTCACTCTTGCTTCTCGCAGGGCTGCTTTTAGCCCCTGCTTTCGCCTATGCCAACGATAACCCTCAAGAGCCGGCACTCCCTGAGCTAAAGGTTATCGTCGATACGAGCGAAGTCCCGGAGTTGAAGGAGTGGGGCGATAACGCGTCCAAGTTGATCCGGGAGTGGCATCCGAAGATCGCCGAGATGCTTCAGCAGGAAGGCTTCACGCCACCTCAAGAGATCCGCGTTGTCTTCAAGAAGGATATGGAAGGCGTAGCCCATACCATTGGTAACCAGATCGTGATTGCCGGCAATTGGGTCAAGCAGCACCCCGAAGATAACGGCATGGTGATTCACGAACTGGTGCATGCCATTCAGGCCTATCCCCGTGGTGGTCCTTTCTGGTTGGTGGAGGGAATTGCCGACTACATTCGCTTCTACCAGTACGAACCCAAGACACGGCTTCGCGGGATTGATCCCGAGCGGCAAAGCTACCGCGACGGTTACCGCACCAGTGCCCAGTTCGTCGCTTGGCTAGAGAAGACCCATCCCGGCATCGTGCAGAAGATCAACGAAGCGATCCGGAAGAACGAATACCAGAACGTCATGATCCGCGAGACAACCGGCAAGAGTGTCGAGCAGTTGTGGGGCGAGTTCGTCACAACGGAAGACGCCCGCGGCCGGCGATAA
- a CDS encoding biotin/lipoate A/B protein ligase family protein → MQLLDLTLPSPEENLALDEALLSAAESGDQPVEVLRVWEPVDPLVVIGRASRLHEEVNVEVCQQRRIPFLRRASGGASVVTGCGCLMYAVVLSYQLHPELAALDVCHQYVMGRLQKSLAREVPEIDFQGTCDLTLDGRKFSGNSLRCKRTHLIYHGTLLYDFDLTLIPELLRTPPRMPDYRQQRPHESFVTNVPIPRDIIRQRLLEAWETSGEMVDWPRDLTAQLVAEKYTNPEWTSMR, encoded by the coding sequence ATGCAACTTCTCGATCTTACGCTGCCGTCACCCGAAGAGAATCTGGCGCTGGACGAGGCTCTGCTCAGCGCCGCCGAGTCTGGCGATCAACCGGTAGAAGTCTTGCGAGTCTGGGAACCAGTTGATCCGCTGGTCGTTATTGGGCGTGCTTCACGGCTGCACGAAGAAGTGAACGTCGAGGTTTGCCAGCAACGTCGTATTCCGTTTCTCCGCCGGGCCAGTGGTGGTGCGTCGGTGGTAACCGGCTGCGGATGTTTGATGTACGCCGTCGTCCTAAGTTACCAGTTGCATCCCGAGCTTGCGGCACTGGATGTCTGCCACCAGTATGTGATGGGGCGATTGCAAAAGTCGCTCGCGCGTGAAGTGCCTGAGATCGATTTCCAAGGGACGTGTGACCTGACGCTCGACGGGCGAAAGTTCTCAGGCAATAGCCTGCGATGCAAACGCACGCATCTGATCTATCACGGTACGCTATTGTACGACTTCGACTTAACACTCATTCCAGAACTTCTTCGTACGCCTCCGCGAATGCCCGACTATCGCCAGCAGCGTCCTCACGAATCGTTCGTCACCAACGTTCCTATCCCCCGCGATATCATCCGTCAAAGACTGCTTGAGGCCTGGGAAACATCGGGCGAAATGGTCGATTGGCCTCGCGATTTGACCGCTCAATTAGTTGCGGAAAAATATACAAATCCGGAATGGACCTCAATGCGATAG
- a CDS encoding SDR family NAD(P)-dependent oxidoreductase — protein sequence MTQRDFEGQVVLVTGSSQGIGKAAAIEFARQGAKVVVNYHSNPAKAEQVVAEIEALGSEAIAVQCDVSSYEAVEAMVAQAVARFGKLDVAVSNAVYSDREFFYEADMDGFRRTIEVTMWGAFHLLRAASRQIMAQKTPGAVTIVSSPHAFIPAPKAMAYNMSKAAIEHMAKTAAIELSDFKIRVNIVQPGWTDTPGERKFATDEVLEEGGAKIPAGRLGTPEEMGEAICYMSSPRNSYTTGATLLVDGGISLPWWGKTGRAAPS from the coding sequence ATGACGCAGCGAGATTTCGAAGGACAAGTGGTTCTGGTGACTGGTTCCAGCCAAGGCATCGGCAAAGCCGCCGCGATCGAGTTTGCCCGGCAAGGTGCCAAGGTCGTCGTCAATTACCACAGCAACCCCGCGAAGGCTGAACAGGTAGTTGCCGAAATCGAAGCGCTGGGTAGCGAGGCGATCGCGGTCCAATGTGATGTCTCGAGCTACGAGGCCGTCGAAGCGATGGTTGCCCAGGCTGTCGCGCGATTCGGCAAGCTGGACGTGGCTGTATCGAACGCGGTCTACAGCGATCGCGAATTCTTCTACGAAGCCGATATGGACGGGTTTCGCCGGACGATCGAAGTCACCATGTGGGGTGCGTTTCATCTTCTCAGAGCCGCCTCACGCCAAATAATGGCCCAGAAAACGCCAGGTGCCGTGACGATCGTCAGCTCGCCCCATGCTTTCATTCCAGCCCCCAAGGCCATGGCCTACAACATGTCGAAAGCGGCCATCGAGCACATGGCCAAGACAGCCGCTATCGAACTGTCGGATTTCAAGATCCGCGTGAACATCGTCCAGCCTGGCTGGACTGATACGCCTGGGGAGCGAAAGTTTGCCACTGACGAGGTTCTGGAAGAAGGGGGAGCCAAGATCCCAGCCGGACGTCTCGGTACGCCAGAGGAAATGGGGGAAGCAATCTGTTACATGAGCAGTCCACGCAACAGCTACACGACCGGTGCCACGCTGCTGGTCGACGGCGGCATCTCACTCCCTTGGTGGGGCAAAACCGGCCGCGCCGCGCCTAGCTAA
- a CDS encoding sigma-70 family RNA polymerase sigma factor: MYDSLIDDFEDDDARVRPRSFDDAAVDVIDDSDDDRMLNTDDMSNDSADDASDEFSEDSETWSDDPVRMYLTQMGEIPLLTRQQEIYLARKIEQTRAKFRRLLLECDYVAQDSFKVLQRVQDGELPFDRTVQVSVTDRLEKEQIMGRMPMNLVTIDRLLKRNRRDYITALSKSVSAEKRTAAWRRLSYRRQRVVKLIEELGLRTQRIESKIGVLEEFCRRVNELKARLDDHKAANTPMEDRQPLLAEYRNLLMATQETPKSLNRRCQAVKAIYSEYQQAKRELSEGNLRLVVSIAKKYRNRGLSFLDLIQEGNAGLMRAVDKFEYRRGFKFCTYATWWIRQAITRAVADQSRTIRIPVHMVETMSRVRNVARQLLQEKGREPTIEETARRAGTTVEEARRVLAMSRYPISLDRPVGNSEDSQFGDLLPDGEAESPANGAAQEMLRGRIGRVLKTLSYREREIIKLRYGLGDGYSYTLEEVGHIFKVTRERIRQIEAKAVRKLQQPSRSQDLVGFLD, encoded by the coding sequence TTGTACGATTCGTTGATTGACGATTTCGAAGATGATGATGCACGTGTACGTCCGCGTAGCTTCGACGATGCTGCCGTCGATGTGATCGATGACTCCGATGACGATCGCATGCTGAACACGGATGATATGTCGAATGACTCGGCAGACGATGCATCCGATGAATTCAGCGAAGACAGCGAAACCTGGTCGGATGACCCGGTTCGTATGTACCTGACACAGATGGGCGAGATTCCTTTGTTGACCCGCCAACAGGAAATCTACCTCGCTCGTAAAATCGAACAAACGCGAGCCAAGTTCCGACGCTTGCTCTTGGAGTGCGACTACGTCGCCCAAGATTCCTTTAAGGTATTGCAGCGCGTTCAGGATGGCGAACTACCGTTCGATCGTACCGTTCAAGTTTCGGTGACCGATCGCCTGGAAAAAGAACAGATCATGGGCCGCATGCCGATGAATCTGGTCACCATCGATCGTCTGCTGAAGCGAAACCGTCGTGACTACATCACCGCGCTCAGCAAGTCGGTCTCGGCCGAAAAGCGTACCGCCGCCTGGCGTCGCTTGAGCTACCGCCGTCAGCGCGTGGTGAAACTGATCGAAGAGTTGGGTTTGCGTACCCAGCGAATCGAATCCAAGATCGGTGTGCTGGAAGAATTCTGCCGCCGCGTGAACGAACTGAAAGCTCGCTTGGACGATCACAAAGCGGCCAACACGCCGATGGAAGATCGCCAACCGCTGCTGGCCGAGTACCGCAACCTGTTGATGGCCACGCAAGAGACTCCTAAGAGTCTCAACCGTCGCTGTCAGGCCGTCAAAGCGATCTATTCGGAATACCAGCAGGCCAAGCGCGAGCTGTCCGAAGGGAACTTGCGTCTGGTGGTCTCGATCGCCAAGAAGTACCGCAACCGCGGTCTGAGCTTCCTGGACCTCATCCAGGAAGGCAACGCCGGCCTGATGCGTGCGGTCGACAAGTTTGAATACCGCCGTGGTTTCAAGTTCTGCACATACGCTACCTGGTGGATTCGCCAGGCCATTACGCGTGCCGTTGCCGACCAGAGCCGAACCATTCGTATCCCGGTTCACATGGTCGAAACCATGTCCCGCGTGCGTAATGTGGCTCGTCAGCTACTGCAGGAAAAAGGGCGCGAACCTACCATCGAAGAAACGGCCCGTCGTGCTGGCACCACCGTCGAGGAAGCTCGCCGCGTGCTGGCCATGAGCCGCTACCCGATCTCGCTCGACCGCCCTGTCGGTAACAGCGAAGACAGCCAGTTCGGCGATCTGCTTCCCGATGGTGAAGCCGAAAGCCCAGCCAACGGTGCTGCTCAGGAAATGCTGCGTGGTCGGATCGGCCGCGTGCTGAAGACCCTCAGCTACCGCGAACGCGAGATCATCAAGTTGCGTTACGGTTTGGGCGATGGCTACAGCTACACCCTGGAGGAAGTTGGTCACATCTTCAAAGTGACCCGCGAACGTATCCGCCAGATCGAAGCTAAGGCCGTCCGCAAGTTGCAGCAACCTAGCCGCAGCCAAGACCTGGTCGGCTTCCTCGACTAA
- a CDS encoding class I SAM-dependent methyltransferase has translation MSQPSPHENAPAKKHNQGAWDRMARGGHRFAQPAKDEEFKNPLKTLDRWGWLGPSIYGQRVLCLAAGGGRQGPLYAAAGAAVTVVDISGAQLEIDRRVASERGLQLRTVEASMDDLSMFAPADFDIVIHPVATCYVPDVAPVFREVAKVLCGGGIYISQHKTPTSLQAEVRRSERGYELTEPYYRTGPLPEVRGSRHREEGTLEYLHRWDQLLGGICRAGMVIEDLVEPLHAKEDAEPNTFEDRSKYIAPYVRIKARRVGQEQARTEAGTLWLPS, from the coding sequence ATGAGCCAACCTTCCCCACACGAAAATGCCCCCGCCAAGAAGCATAACCAGGGTGCCTGGGATCGGATGGCTCGGGGTGGGCATCGGTTTGCTCAGCCGGCGAAGGATGAGGAATTCAAGAACCCGCTCAAAACGCTCGACCGCTGGGGGTGGCTCGGCCCCAGCATCTATGGGCAGCGCGTCTTGTGTCTGGCCGCCGGGGGTGGACGTCAGGGGCCGCTTTATGCCGCCGCAGGTGCCGCGGTGACGGTGGTCGATATCAGCGGTGCTCAGTTGGAGATCGATCGACGCGTCGCGTCAGAGCGTGGACTGCAACTGCGAACCGTGGAAGCGTCGATGGACGATCTGTCGATGTTCGCGCCGGCCGACTTCGATATCGTTATTCACCCGGTTGCGACATGCTATGTGCCGGATGTCGCCCCGGTCTTTCGCGAAGTCGCCAAGGTGCTCTGCGGCGGTGGGATTTACATCAGCCAGCACAAGACCCCCACCAGTCTGCAGGCCGAAGTCCGTCGGAGCGAACGCGGCTACGAACTGACCGAGCCTTACTATCGTACCGGCCCCCTGCCCGAGGTCCGCGGTAGCCGACATCGCGAAGAAGGCACGCTTGAATATCTGCACCGCTGGGATCAACTGCTGGGTGGTATCTGCCGGGCAGGGATGGTAATCGAAGACCTGGTTGAACCACTGCACGCCAAAGAAGACGCCGAGCCCAACACCTTCGAAGACCGCAGCAAGTACATCGCCCCATACGTGCGGATCAAGGCCCGTCGAGTGGGTCAGGAGCAAGCTCGGACCGAAGCGGGGACCCTGTGGCTGCCGAGCTAA